One Cryptomeria japonica chromosome 9, Sugi_1.0, whole genome shotgun sequence genomic window carries:
- the LOC131064651 gene encoding uncharacterized protein LOC131064651: MSLRTPQQPAADIRLPADIDWEMLDKSKFFILGAALFSGVSATLYPVVVLKTRQQVSLTHQSCMSVGVNILRHEGFTGMYRGFGTSLMGTIPARALYMSALEITKSNVGNTAVRLGLSEPVAAAVANAAAGLSASMAAQLVWTPVDVVSQRLMVQGGQGMSQRSTNYTGGIDAFRTIIKTDGLRGLYRGFGMSILTYAPSNALWWASYSMTQRMVWAGLGYCRKREQNKESFAPSSKMVIAVQGLSAAMAGGVSALITTPLDTIKTRLQVLEGKENCRPTINQTIKTLLKEGGWTACYRGLGPRWATMSMSATTMITTYEFLKRMSTKPQEESSQKTN, from the coding sequence ATGAGCCTCAGAACACCTCAACAGCCGGCAGCAGACATCCGTCTGCCTGCAGACATAGATTGGGAAATGCTTGATAAATCAAAATTCTTCATTCTTGGGGCAGCTCTGTTCTCGGGAGTATCAGCGACACTCTATCCAGTTGTTGTTCTGAAGACCAGGCAGCAGGTTTCATTGACACATCAGTCTTGTATGAGTGTTGGGGTGAACATTTTGCGCCATGAGGGTTTTACAGGCATGTACAGAGGCTTTGGAACTTCACTCATGGGGACAATACCAGCACGCGCTCTCTACATGAGTGCACTTGAGATCACAAAGAGCAATGTGGGCAACACTGCTGTTCGGCTAGGGCTTTCAGAACCTGTAGCAGCGGCTGTTGCAAATGCTGCCGCTGGCTTGAGCGCATCTATGGCTGCACAATTGGTTTGGACTCCTGTTGATGTAGTTAGCCAGAGGTTGATGGTACAAGGTGGGCAGGGCATGTCTCAAAGGTCTACAAATTACACTGGTGGGATTGATGCATTCAGAACTATTATTAAGACCGATGGATTGCGAGGGCTGTACAGGGGCTTTGGCATGTCAATTCTTACTTATGCACCATCCAATGCCCTCTGGTGGGCCTCGTACAGTATGACACAGCGGATGGTGTGGGCAGGCCTTGGTTATTGCAGAAAGAGAGAACAGAACAAAGAATCATTTGCCCCAAGTTCCAAAATGGTCATTGCTGTTCAAGGGTTGAGCGCTGCCATGGCTGGGGGCGTGTCTGCACTAATTACAACTCCTCTTGACACCATCAAAACAAGGCTGCAAGTTCTTGAAGGTAAGGAAAATTGTCGACCTACTATAAACCAGACTATCAAAACACTCTTGAAAGAGGGAGGATGGACAGCTTGTTACAGAGGCTTGGGCCCAAGATGGGCTACCATGTCAATGTCTGCCACCACCATGATTACAACTTATGAGTTTCTTAAGCGAATGTCAACTAAGCCACAAGAAGAGTCGAGTCAGAAAACAAATTAG